Proteins from one Patescibacteria group bacterium genomic window:
- a CDS encoding helix-turn-helix domain-containing protein, with product MPSRIYTIGEAAQILKVHRTYVASLIADKKLAALKIGRFYRIRQNALEKLIGGKLDGAIFTIEDIAELLQVHRSYVAKLISDKRIKAVKIGKFYRVREKDFEDFLRKSEV from the coding sequence ATGCCATCAAGGATTTATACAATTGGAGAAGCAGCCCAAATCCTCAAGGTTCACCGCACCTATGTGGCTTCTTTGATCGCCGATAAAAAATTAGCCGCCCTTAAAATTGGGCGGTTTTATCGTATTAGGCAAAATGCTTTAGAAAAGTTAATTGGCGGCAAATTAGATGGCGCCATTTTCACGATCGAAGACATTGCCGAATTACTACAAGTTCACCGCTCCTACGTGGCAAAATTAATTTCAGATAAAAGAATAAAAGCCGTTAAAATCGGTAAGTTTTATCGTGTTAGAGAAAAAGATTTTGAAGACTTTCTCAGAAAGAGCGAGGTTTAG
- a CDS encoding GIY-YIG nuclease family protein: MNNYWFLYILRCSDNSLYTGITNNLQKRIKKHNQGYGSKYLLGKRPVKLIYSEKYKDQFLARKREVQIKKWRKEKKELLIKGFPRHHSLDKARDKSE, from the coding sequence ATGAATAATTATTGGTTTTTATATATACTTAGATGTAGTGATAACTCTTTATATACCGGAATAACTAATAATCTTCAAAAAAGAATTAAAAAACACAATCAAGGTTATGGTTCAAAATATTTGTTAGGTAAAAGGCCGGTAAAATTAATATATTCTGAAAAATACAAAGATCAATTTCTTGCAAGAAAGAGGGAAGTCCAAATTAAAAAATGGAGAAAGGAAAAGAAAGAATTACTGATTAAGGGTTTTCCTCGACATCACTCCCTCGACAAGGCTCGGGACAAGTCGGAATAA
- a CDS encoding HD domain-containing protein — MKKRDVEFLYEIGTLRFIPRTWRQFLNLDFANLAEHTLRVTWIALIIAKNEKKVNLDKILKIALVHDICESRTGDVHYLSRQYTKRNEKLAITGMLKNTSIESEFYQLWIEYEERKSLEAKIVKDADNIDVDLELREQKSRGNLLPKKWKIMRQKGVGEKFFTKSAKKLWDSLHRVDPDAWHIKAPNRFRAGDLKTD, encoded by the coding sequence ATGAAAAAAAGAGATGTTGAGTTTTTATATGAAATCGGCACCTTAAGATTTATTCCCAGAACCTGGAGGCAATTTTTAAATCTTGATTTTGCTAATTTAGCCGAACACACCTTAAGAGTGACCTGGATCGCCCTGATTATTGCTAAAAATGAGAAAAAGGTAAATTTGGATAAAATTTTAAAAATCGCCTTGGTTCATGATATTTGTGAAAGCCGCACTGGCGATGTCCATTATTTATCTAGACAATACACCAAAAGAAATGAAAAATTAGCCATCACTGGTATGTTAAAAAATACCTCAATTGAATCGGAATTTTATCAACTTTGGATAGAATATGAAGAAAGAAAGTCGCTGGAAGCGAAAATTGTCAAAGACGCCGATAATATTGATGTGGATTTGGAGTTAAGGGAACAAAAATCGCGTGGCAATTTACTGCCGAAAAAATGGAAAATAATGAGGCAAAAAGGGGTGGGTGAAAAATTTTTCACCAAATCCGCTAAGAAATTATGGGATTCATTACATCGCGTTGATCCGGATGCCTGGCACATTAAAGCGCCTAACCGTTTTCGGGCCGGGGATTTAAAAACAGATTAA